One Hemibagrus wyckioides isolate EC202008001 linkage group LG09, SWU_Hwy_1.0, whole genome shotgun sequence DNA segment encodes these proteins:
- the gale gene encoding UDP-glucose 4-epimerase isoform X2: protein MAQKVLVTGGAGYIGSHCVVELIEAGYQPVVIDNFSNAVRENGVPESLCRIEKFLNTKIKFQELDLLDKPGLEKIFNQHSFYAVMHFAGLKAVGESVEQPLRYYRVNLTGTINLLEVMQAHGVHNIVFSSSATVYGDPQKLPIDEQHPAGGCTNPYGKTKFFIEEMIRDQCNAEKDWNAVLLRYFNPIGAHISGQIGEDPQGIPNNLLPYVAQVAIGRRKHLSVFGNDYKTIDGTGVRDYIHVVDLAKGHIAALKKLKDNCGCKVYNLGTGTGYSVLQMVKAMEKASGREIAYEIAPRRSGDIASCYADPRLAEKELGWKADFGLERMCEDLWRWQSQNPTGFTNGTV, encoded by the exons ATGGCACAGAAGGTGCTTGTGACAGGGGGAGCAGGTTATATAGGCAGTCACTGTGTGGTGGAGCTGATCGAGGCGGGGTATCAGCCTGTCGTCATCGACAACTTCAGCAATGCCGTTCGAG AAAACGGTGTCCCTGAGAGTCTGTGCAGGATAGAGAAGTTTCTGAACACCAAGATCAAGTTTCAGGAGCTGGACCTGCTGGACAAACCAGGCCTGGAGAAAATCttcaaccag CACTCGTTCTACGCCGTGATGCACTTTGCCGGGCTGAAAGCCGTGGGGGAATCGGTGGAACAGCCGCTACGCTACTACAGGGTGAATCTTACGGGTACCATCAACCTGCTGGAG gTGATGCAAGCCCATGGGGTACACAACATAGTGTTCAGTAGTTCAGCGACGGTGTACGGCGATCCTCAGAAACTCCCCATCGACGAGCAGCATCCAGCTGGGGGCTGCACAAACCCCTACGGCAAAACCAAGTTCTTCATTGAGGAGATGATCCGGGATCAGTGCAATGCGGAAAAG GATTGGAATGCTGTGTTGCTCAGGTACTTCAACCCCATTGGTGCTCACATCTCAGGCCAGATTGGTGAAGATCCACAGGGAATTCCAAACAACCTTCTACCATATGTTGCTCAG GTGGCCATTGGGAGAAGAAAACATCTCAGCGTGTTTGGAAACGACTACAAGACGATTGATGGAACAG GAGTGAGAGACTACATTCATGTGGTGGACTTGGCAAAGGGACACATTGCAGCCCTGAAGAAGCTGAAGGATAACTGTGGCTGCAAG GTGTATAACCTGGGCACAGGTACCGGCTACTCGGTGTTACAGATGGTGAAGGCTATGGAGAAGGCTTCAGGAAGAGAA atTGCGTATGAGATTGCCCCCCGGAGGAGCGGAGACATTGCCTCGTGCTACGCAGACCCTCGCCTGGCAGAGAAGGAACTCGGATGGAAGGCTGATTTCGGCCTAGAGAGGATGT GTGAAGATTTGTGGCGCTGGCAATCCCAGAATCCCACGGGCTTCACTAACGGCACGGTGTAA
- the gale gene encoding UDP-glucose 4-epimerase isoform X1: MAQKVLVTGGAGYIGSHCVVELIEAGYQPVVIDNFSNAVRGENGVPESLCRIEKFLNTKIKFQELDLLDKPGLEKIFNQHSFYAVMHFAGLKAVGESVEQPLRYYRVNLTGTINLLEVMQAHGVHNIVFSSSATVYGDPQKLPIDEQHPAGGCTNPYGKTKFFIEEMIRDQCNAEKDWNAVLLRYFNPIGAHISGQIGEDPQGIPNNLLPYVAQVAIGRRKHLSVFGNDYKTIDGTGVRDYIHVVDLAKGHIAALKKLKDNCGCKVYNLGTGTGYSVLQMVKAMEKASGREIAYEIAPRRSGDIASCYADPRLAEKELGWKADFGLERMCEDLWRWQSQNPTGFTNGTV; this comes from the exons ATGGCACAGAAGGTGCTTGTGACAGGGGGAGCAGGTTATATAGGCAGTCACTGTGTGGTGGAGCTGATCGAGGCGGGGTATCAGCCTGTCGTCATCGACAACTTCAGCAATGCCGTTCGAG GAGAAAACGGTGTCCCTGAGAGTCTGTGCAGGATAGAGAAGTTTCTGAACACCAAGATCAAGTTTCAGGAGCTGGACCTGCTGGACAAACCAGGCCTGGAGAAAATCttcaaccag CACTCGTTCTACGCCGTGATGCACTTTGCCGGGCTGAAAGCCGTGGGGGAATCGGTGGAACAGCCGCTACGCTACTACAGGGTGAATCTTACGGGTACCATCAACCTGCTGGAG gTGATGCAAGCCCATGGGGTACACAACATAGTGTTCAGTAGTTCAGCGACGGTGTACGGCGATCCTCAGAAACTCCCCATCGACGAGCAGCATCCAGCTGGGGGCTGCACAAACCCCTACGGCAAAACCAAGTTCTTCATTGAGGAGATGATCCGGGATCAGTGCAATGCGGAAAAG GATTGGAATGCTGTGTTGCTCAGGTACTTCAACCCCATTGGTGCTCACATCTCAGGCCAGATTGGTGAAGATCCACAGGGAATTCCAAACAACCTTCTACCATATGTTGCTCAG GTGGCCATTGGGAGAAGAAAACATCTCAGCGTGTTTGGAAACGACTACAAGACGATTGATGGAACAG GAGTGAGAGACTACATTCATGTGGTGGACTTGGCAAAGGGACACATTGCAGCCCTGAAGAAGCTGAAGGATAACTGTGGCTGCAAG GTGTATAACCTGGGCACAGGTACCGGCTACTCGGTGTTACAGATGGTGAAGGCTATGGAGAAGGCTTCAGGAAGAGAA atTGCGTATGAGATTGCCCCCCGGAGGAGCGGAGACATTGCCTCGTGCTACGCAGACCCTCGCCTGGCAGAGAAGGAACTCGGATGGAAGGCTGATTTCGGCCTAGAGAGGATGT GTGAAGATTTGTGGCGCTGGCAATCCCAGAATCCCACGGGCTTCACTAACGGCACGGTGTAA